The following proteins come from a genomic window of Metarhizium brunneum chromosome 2, complete sequence:
- the prp22 gene encoding Pre-mRNA-splicing factor ATP-dependent RNA helicase prp22, which produces MDDLLNLELLSLVSKVTSELQNHIGISDKTLAEFLISQRLESSSTDDFRKRLDKIGADFPPSLVDSLDRLVLAMHPKFKGNGDQINGEEHHSRTLEEKEKVFSGLALADKAVAYDSGADAIDDTLALLEGLEGKAKKEKASRKRSRSPEYDGKESRRRRRDRSRSRNRRTRERFRSRSKSQDRGDEDWRDGFKESRNDRRGRRRHDEDESDDRLRKAPYPEIDDAPKLHKVYQGHVTGVRDFGAFVNLHHVRGKVDGLVHISRIIAGQRVNHPSDLLSKGQDVWVKVTSVEGNRIGLSMRDVDQETGMDLEPQARLTTGANMEALGGGVKNGFVNDTSAMPRDVLGPPRRHKKRMTSPERWEIRQLIASGVAKASDYPDLEEDYNATLQGDGEMALEEDVDIEVREEEPPFLVGQTKQSLELSPIRVVKAPDGSMNRAAMSGTSIAKERKELKQQEADAAAKEKKSNQNLSSQWQDPMADPDKRTFASDLRNARMQAESEDVPEWKKAVIPKGQSLGKRTNLSIKEQRESLPVYAFRSQLIKAVQENQILIVVGETGSGKTTQLTQYLAEAGFADKGIIGCTQPRRVAAMSVAKRVAEEVGCNMGEEVGYLVRFDDCTSPSTRIKYMTDGMLQREILMDSDLKRYSCIMLDEAHERTIATDVLFALLKKAVLRRPDLKIIVTSATLDADKFSSYFHECPIFTIPGRTFPVEILYSREPESDYLDAALVTVMQIHLTEPKGDILLFLTGKEEIDTACEILYERMKALGPSVPELLILPVYASLPAEMQSKIFDPAPPGTRKVVIATNIAETSITIDEIYYVVDPGFVKQSAYDPKLGMDSLVVTPVSQAQANQRAGRAGRTGPGKCFRLYTEAAYQSEMLPTTIPEIQRQNLSHTILMLKAMGINDLLHFDFMDPPPVNTMLTALEELYALSALDDEGLLTRLGRKMADFPMDPASAKVLLSAVDHQCSDEALSIIAMLSLQGAVFYRPKEKQTQADQKKAKFHDPHGDHLTFLNVYNSWKQNAYSNPWCFENFIQARSMRRAKDVRDQLVKIMERYKHPIVSCGRNTDKVRRAMCSGFFRNAARKDPQEGYKTLTEGTPVYLHPSSALFGKQAEWVIYHDLVLTTKEYMHCTSSIEPKWLVEAAPTFFKVAPSDRLSKRKQAERIQPLYNKFAGEDDWRLSAQRRGGRGGGGGTWG; this is translated from the coding sequence ATGGATGACCTGCTGAACCTCGAGCTACTATCGCTCGTATCAAAGGTCACATCCGAACTACAGAATCACATCGGCATCAGCGACAAGACTCTTGCCGAGTTTCTCATCTCGCAACGCCTCGAAAGCTCCAGCACCGATGACTTCCGCAAGAGACTCGACAAGATTGGTGCGGATTTCCCGCCCAGTCTGGTGGACAGTCTGGATCGCCTGGTGCTTGCTATGCATCCAAAGTTCAAAGGAAACGGCGATCAAATCAACGGAGAGGAACACCACTCTCGAACACTTgaggagaaagaaaaggtCTTTAGTGGTCTCGCACTGGCAGACAAAGCGGTCGCATATGATAGTGGCGCAGATGCGATAGATGACACCCTTGCATTGCTAGAAGGTTTAGAAGgcaaagcaaaaaaagaaaaggcgTCGAGAAAGCGCAGCAGAAGTCCCGAGTACGATGGCAAGGAGTCACGGAGGAGACGGCGGGACAGATCACGCTCGCGCAACCGGCGCACAAGAGAACGATTCAGGTCACGATCCAAGTCACAAGACAGAGGTGACGAAGACTGGAGAGACGGGTTCAAAGAGTCGCGCAACGACAGAAGGGGCCGAAGAAGACACGATGAAGACGAAAGCGATGACCGGTTGCGTAAAGCGCCGTACCCTGAAATTGACGATGCGCCAAAGCTGCACAAGGTTTACCAGGGACATGTGACTGGTGTAAGGGACTTTGGTGCCTTTGTCAATTTACACCACGTCCGAGGAAAGGTAGATGGTCTGGTGCATATCTCGAGAATAATCGCTGGACAACGGGTGAACCATCCTTCCGATCTATTATCCAAAGGTCAGGATGTGTGGGTCAAGGTCACCAGCGTTGAAGGAAATAGAATCGGGTTATCCATGAGGGACGTGGATCAAGAGACCGGAATGGATCTGGAACCGCAAGCGCGACTGACAACAGGAGCCAATATGGAGGCTCTTGGAGGCGGTGTCAAGAATGGCTTTGTCAACGATACATCGGCCATGCCACGAGATGTACTTGGTCCACCTAGACGGCATAAGAAGCGCATGACGTCCCCTGAAAGATGGGAAATTCGGCAGCTTATTGCGTCGGGAGTTGCTAAAGCCTCCGATTACCCGGATTTGGAAGAGGACTATAATGCTACCCTCCAAGGCGATGGAGAGATGGCATTAGAAGAAGATGTGGACATCGAAGTTCGTGAAGAAGAACCGCCATTTTTGGTTGGCCAGACCAAACAGTCTCTGGAACTGTCTCCTATCCGCGTCGTCAAGGCGCCTGATGGCTCGATGAACCGTGCCGCCATGTCTGGCACCTCCATTGCCAAGGAACGAAAGGAGCTGAAGCAGCAAGAagcagatgccgccgccaaggagaagaaatcCAACCAGAATCTCTCATCACAGTGGCAGGATCCCATGGCCGACCCTGACAAACGGACATTTGCTAGTGACTTGAGGAACGCGAGGATGCAAGCCGAGTCAGAGGATGTTCCAGAGTGGAAGAAGGCCGTCATACCCAAGGGCCAGTCTCTAGGCAAGCGAACCAACCTCAGCATCAAGGAGCAGCGAGAGTCCCTGCCTGTGTACGCTTTCCGCAGCCAACTTATCAAAGCTGTGCAAGAGAACCAGATTCTAATCGTAGTGGGGGAGACTGGCTCGGGAAAGACTACTCAGCTCACTCAGTACCTGGCAGAGGCAGGCTTTGCGGACAAGGGCATCATTGGCTGTACACAACCCCGAAGAGTCGCGGCCATGTCAGTTGCCAAGCGTGTTGCCGAAGAAGTCGGCTGCAACATGGGAGAAGAAGTGGGCTACCTGGTTCGATTCGATGACTGTACCAGTCCCTCGACAAGAATCAAGTACATGACGGATGGTATGTTGCAGCGAGAAATCTTAATGGACTCGGACCTGAAGAGATACTCGTGTATCATGTTGGACGAGGCGCACGAACGTACAATTGCAACAGATGTACTTTTCGCCTTGCTTAAGAAGGCTGTATTACGCCGGCCAGACCTCAAAATTATCGTCACCTCGGCAACTCTTGATGCGGACAAGTTCTCGTCATATTTTCATGAATGTCCAATTTTCACGATTCCTGGTCGCACCTTTCCGGTAGAGATTCTCTACTCAAGGGAACCGGAATCTGACTATCTGGATGCAGCCTTGGTGACAGTCATGCAAATCCACTTGACTGAGCCAAAGGGCGATATTCTACTGTTCCTGACAGGAAAAGAGGAAATTGACACAGCCTGCGAAATTTTGTATGAGCGGATGAAGGCTCTCGGACCGTCGGTTCCAGAGCTTCTAATTCTGCCCGTCTATGCCAGTCTGCCTGCTGAGATGCAGAGCAAGATCTTTGATCCCGCGCCGCCGGGGACTAGAAAAGTCGTCATTGCCACAAACATTGCCGAGACATCCATTACTATTGATGAGATTTACTACGTTGTCGACCCTGGATTCGTCAAGCAAAGCGCCTACGACCCCAAATTAGGCATGGATTCGCTGGTCGTTACACCAGTATCTCAAGCCCAAGCAAATCAGAGAGCTGGCCGAGCCGGCCGAACAGGCCCCGGAAAGTGCTTCAGACTCTATACCGAAGCAGCGTATCAATCCGAAATGTTGCCCACGACCATTCCTGAAATCCAGCGGCAGAACCTCTCACACACGATTCTCATGCTAAAAGCCATGGGCATCAACGACCTCCTCCACTTTGACTTCATGGACCCTCCGCCCGTAAACACCATGTTGACGGCACTGGAAGAGCTCTACGCACTCAGTGCCCTTGACGACGAAGGTCTGCTAACGCGCCTTGGTCGCAAAATGGCAGACTTCCCCATGGACCctgcctctgccaaggtactgcTCTCCGCTGTGGACCACCAGTGCTCTGACGAAGCTCTCAGCATCATTGCCATGCTCTCCCTCCAAGGCGCAGTCTTTTATCGGCCCAAGGAAAAGCAAACACAGGCCGACCagaaaaaggccaagttCCACGACCCTCACGGCGACCACCTCACATTCCTTAACGTCTACAATTCATGGAAACAAAACGCCTACTCCAACCCGTGGTGCTTTGAAAACTTCATCCAGGCGCGCTCCATGCGCCGCGCCAAGGACGTCCGAGACCAGCTTGTCAAAATCATGGAACGCTACAAGCACCCCATTGTCTCGTGCGGCCGCAACACGGATAAAGTCCGTCGCGCCATGTGCTCGGGGTTCTTCCGCAACGCCGCGCGCAAGGACCCCCAGGAGGGATACAAGACTCTTACAGAGGGGACGCCCGTGTATTTGCACCCTAGCTCGGCGCTGTTTGGCAAGCAGGCCGAGTGGGTGATTTACCACGATCTCGTCTTGACCACCAAGGAGTACATGCATTGCACGTCGTCCATTGAGCCCAAGTGGTTGGTGGAGGCGGCACCCACCTTCTTCAAGGTCGCGCCGAGCGATAGACTGAGTAAGCGGAAGCAGGCCGAGAGGATTCAGCCGCTGTATAATAAGTTTGCGGGCGAGGATGACTGGAGATTGAGTGCGCAGAGGAGAGGTGGtaggggcggcggcggcggcacatgGGGTTAA
- the pmp3_1 gene encoding Plasma membrane proteolipid 3 produces MCSADIFLALLAVLFPPLPVWVKCGICSADSIINILLCCLGFIPGLIHAWYIIAKYPEPAYEYESLPQEGGHITYVYVQTPHGPQCRPPAPNGGMNYGTQQNGSNRNQQQQQQQPQPQGSQQPRAQTGAASAESAPNQQGGVPPSYAEVVAGDHKVQSQD; encoded by the exons ATGTGCTCCGCCGACATCTTTCTCGCCTTGTTGGCCGTCCTTTTCCCTCCACTACCTG TCTGGGTAAAATGCGGCATCTGCAGTGCCGACTCCATTATCAACATCCTCCTCTGCTGCCTTGGCTTCATCCCCGGCCTCATTCACGCATGGTACATCATCGCCAAGTACCCCGAACCGGCATACGAGTATGAGTCGCTGCCCCAAGAAGGCGGCCACATTACATATGTCTACGTCCAGACTCCGCATGGACCTCAATGCCGACCGCCCGCGCCGAATGGGGGAATGAACTACGGAACGCAGCAGAACGGGAGTAACAGaaaccagcagcagcagcagcagcagccgcagccacaAGGTTCGCAACAGCCGCGGGCCCAGACCGGTGCCGCTTCTGCAGAGAGCGCTCCGAATCAGCAGGGTGGTGTGCCTCCCAGTTATGCAGAGGTTGTTGCTGGTGACCACAAGGTTCAGAGCCAAGATTAA
- the arb1 gene encoding Argonaute-binding protein 1 → MSPQVDEGPLISDATGVTDQADSHYNRGDSDSQQIHDQDDTISMNPGHQAASVKKKKGKSRGNKSTAQRGPTALPRNRGTGFEEYFADPPMTPDEAAEEKLEIYADCLPFEERIQSCIRRFRARRRIQGDQIRYFDEYLFLGGIDTSGNAFSGLDTSDLKDLTPAQRREATVTDTVNGACGADDRFYNGDDEHWSVDFAGVAAGLFSTSLGQLTGFEPKKTESLISLVENFLRYVLLHEVCPEYKDNIESALQVCNQARQEWPALNQLTAELPGYFNLAATELFSSVAVGDWSFLSFSKPSWYDPKTVFLAVCALCDEDLTLDEFHQDRVEASKECTYTLEVTRVEGPCSLTLDKFASLLIEGSDCGVSPVGKVFFKPAIIEDEWETPSMHISPQDANIWVYLERSLLTNVMPKMKMDITLVELNTGIRFIKTIHQIVPSFYTFLPQQMMRHYKQPRDDDRPAPSVHDTGTEEGQSTE, encoded by the exons ATGTCGCCCCAGGTTGATGAAGGGCCTCTGATCAGTGATGCCACCGGCGTGACTGACCAAGCAGATAGTCACTACAATAGAGGGGATTCCGACAGTCAGCAGATTCACGATCAAGACGACACAATTTCGATGAACCCGGGTCATCAAGCGGCGTcagtgaagaagaaaaaggggAAGTCCAGGGGCAACAAGTCTACCGCCCAGCGAGGTCCAACTGCATTACCACGAAATCGTGGAACAGGTTTTGAGG AGTACTTTGCCGATCCGCCAATGACCCCAGATGAAGCAGCTGAAGAAAAACTCGAAATATACGCCGA TTGTCTTCCTTTCGAAGA ACGGATTCAGTCTTGTATTCGTCGTTTCCGGGCACGGCGACGCATACAGGGAGACCAAATTCGCTATTTCGACGAATATCTCTTCCTTGGCGGTATTGACACCAGTGGTAATGCTTTCTCTGGACTCGATACCAGTGACTTGAAAGACCTCACGCCTGCACAACGCCGCGAGGCAACAGTTACCGACACGGTGAATGGCGCCTGCGGAGCTGACGATCGGTTCTATAATGGGGACGACGAGCACTGGTCTGTCGACTTTGCTGGTGTGGCAGCTGGCCTATTTTCTACATCGCTAGGCCAATTAACTGGCTTCGAGCCAAAGAAGACTGAATCTCTTATTAGCCTCGTGGAGAACTTTCTGCGATACGTCCTCCTACACGAAGTCTGTCCCGAGTACAAAGACAACATTGAGTCCGCTTTGCAAGTTTGCAATCAAGCGCGGCAAGAGTGGCCGGCTCTGAATCAACTAACAGCTGAATTGCCTGGGTACTTCAATCTGGCCGCTACGGAGTTGTTCTCCTCGGTGGCCGTCGGGGATTGGTCGTTTCTTTCATTCTCCAAGCCTTCTTGGTATGATCCCAAGACGGTATTTCTTGCTGTCTGCGCATTGTGCGACGAGGATCTCACCCTGGACGAGTTCCATCAAGACCGCGTTGAGGCGTCCAAAGAGTGCACCTACACCCTGGAAGTTACTCGTGTTGAAGGACCCTGCTCACTCACTTTGGACAAGTTTGCTTCTCTTCTAATTGAAGGCAGCGACTGCGGCGTTTCACCCGTGGGAAAAGTCTTCTTCAAACCTGCAATCATCGAGGATGAGTGGGAGACACCAAGCATGCATATCTCGCCCCAGGACGCCAATATATGGGTCTACCTCGAAAGGTCGCTGCTCACAAATGTTATgcccaagatgaagatggacaTCACCCTCGTTGAGTTGAATACCGGGATCCGGTTCATCAAGACTATACACCAGATTGTGCCATCTTTCTACACATTTTTGCCTCAGCAAATGATGAGGCATTACAAACAACCTCGTGATGACGATCGACCAGCACCGTCAGTGCATGATACAGGCACAGAAGAAGGGCAGTCTACTGAGTAA